The Haloferax marinisediminis nucleotide sequence CCCCGATGACCGGCGCCTCACCGTCACCGTAGCCAATCGTGACGTCGTCGTCGATGTGGGACTCCGCTCCCAGCTCGACGCTCATCGTCCGACACCTCTGGTGTTCTGTCGGCTTCTAAACGGCCGAGTCGGCGGGAAAATTGTGGTATTCATAGTATTTCGGCGGGGAGTCTGCCTGCCTTGGTGAAAATCAGTCGTGGTGAAGGCTTTGTTATGGAGTGATTGCTCTCACGTTTGGGCGAGTTGTCACCGCGTAACGCTTCGACGAATTCCGTTCACAGAGCGTTTCACGAGTTCGACACCGGGCTTTCCATCGCTGAGCCACAGGCCGAACGCACTCCCGAGCAAGGCGACTTCGAAGAGTATGTACGCCCACGCCTCGGGTCTGCGGAGGTAGACGAGGAACCGGCTCAGATAGTACCACGTCTGACTGAACAGTCCCGCTGCCGACGACGGCGGCCCGTACGAAATTGGCCACAGGAAGGATTGGAGAGCGCCGTAATTACCGAAGAAGAACCCACTGTAGAACAGGTCTGCGGGGATGTGAGAGAGATATCCGAGGGCGAACGCGACGCCCACTGCTGTCATCTTGAATCGACGGGCGACGAGGACGACGAGTACGGAAAGCGGAACTGAGACGAAAATCGAGTGCGCAACCGAAATCCCGCTCGGGAGGACGTCTAGCGACCACGCGAGGGGCTTGTCGATCAGGTCGGGAAACTGTGTCCCGAGTACGACCGCGAGTACGATGCGACCATCGAGTCGTCTGTTCGTCACTCGCGCCCACAGCGAGACGAGTATGTACCCGACAGCGACGTGCTCCCACGGCCACATCTACGAGATACCTCCACGGTCGCTCGCCGGTCGCTGTGTCAGAGACTGCACCGTGTAGGCATGCACTCGTGAGTGCAGCGTGTGTATACAGGACATGTGGATATTGGTGTGGGCGACTGCGCCACCGCAGTGGTACGCCGGATTGAACCCCGTCTCGGACCACGATTCGACACCGTGCGCAGTGACCAACGTCGTGAGGTAAAGAAAGCCACTCCGTCGTTTTGTTATGGCGACTGTAACGGACTCTGATGTTAGGTTGAGTCGCTGGTGTCGGTCTAACAGACGTCTCTCTGATAGGTAGACGCCGAATAACTACTGCTTCCCGAGACGTTCTCCATCGGTAGAGAGTATGCGCTACCTGTTCTTTACAAACACGCCTGCCCACGTCCACCTCTACAAATACGCTGTCAGAGAACTCCAACGGCAAGGACACGACGTGCTCATCCTCGGCCGTGACTACGGGTGTACGAAAGACCTCCTCGAGTACTACGACCTCCCCCACGAAATCTACGGGTCCTGTGGGACGACCAAGTACTCGCTGTTCAAATCGCTCCCCTTCCACTACGTGAACATCTTCAGGGAAGTCCGTCGGTTCAAGCCGGACCTCATCTTCGGGATGGGTGGATACGCGGCGCACGCGGGTGCCGTGTCGCGGACGCCGGTCGTCCTCGTCATCGACTCTGAGCCGACGTCACTGGACCACCTGGTCTCGCGTCCCTTCGCGAAGGCGATACTGACCCCACACACGTTCGGCAAAGAGATTTCGGAGAACCACTACCAGTTCCGCGGGTTCAAAGAGACGGCGTATCTCCACCCCGACGTGTACGAACCGTCGGTGGATATCCGCGACGAACTGGGCCTCGATCCCGACGAGAAGTTCGTCGTCGTCCGCTTCAACGCGTTCGGCTCCCACCACGACGTCGGCCATCAGGGGTTCACTCCCGAGCGTCGACGAGAACTCATCGAGATGTTGAGTGCCCACGCGACAGTGTTCGTCCTCGACGAGAGCAAAGAACGGAACGACGGCGACGTCGACACGCGTCCGTTCGACTTCCATCCCGCCCTCGTCCACGACGTCTTAGCCGAAGCGGACCTGCTCGTCGCAGACACACAGACCATGGTCACCGAGGCCGCATTGCTCGGGACACCGGCGATTCGGTCGAACTCGTTCGTCGGTGAGAACGATATGGGGAACTTCATCGAACTCGAAGCACACGGACTCATCTCCAACCTCAAATCGTTCGACGAAGTCATGGAACGAGCAGAGTCGTTGCTCACCGACGATGGTGCCAAACAGCGCTGGCGAGCACGCAGAGACGAGTTCCTCGCAGACAAAGTCAACCTGACCGAGGTCATCGTGCAGGTCGCGTTGAGTTACGGGGCCGTCGAGCGGATTGGGTCGCTCTCGCGGCACAGTGTCCCCGCGTGACGGGTCTCCCGGTGCCCCCGTCGGTAAAATCGGTGTCCTGTCGGCAAAACACACACGCAGAACACACAGTCAACCAATCCATAACTATCCTCCCGAGGACCCATTTTTTCGCACGGACTGACGCGGCCGAGTCGCGTCTCACCTCACGCTTCCTATGAATCACAACACGAAACTCCTCATCGTCGGCCCACGAGGGACCGGGGGTATCGACCAGTACATCACCGAACAGCGCCGGTACCTCGAAGACCGGATGGACGTCCGCCTCTACACGCGGTACACTGCACCCAAAGGGGAGGGTCTCGAACGGGCCGCTCGGATGATTCTCTCGTCGGTTCTGGCGATCCTCCTGTTCCCCTTTCAACGTCGCCCGGACATCGTCCACGTCCACTCGTCACACACGTATTCGTTCTACCGCTCGGCGTTCTTCGTCCTCTTCTCGGCGTACGTCTGGCGCGTTCCCGTAATCCTTCACATCCACGGGTCTTCGTTCGACGAGTTCCTCGACACCGACTCGGTTCTCGTTCGGCGACTCCAGTCACTCGTCTTCGAGACGGTCGACGACGTCGTGGTCCTCTCGGAGTACTGGCGCGGCCTCGTCTCCCGGCGGGCGAGTTCCGACAAGGTACACGTGATGGCTAATGCTGTCGAACCTGCCGAGTATACGCCGACGTTCCAGGCAGACCCTGTCCACATCGTCTTCGTCTCGAACCTCATCGAGCGGAAGGGTATCGGTGAGTTGCTCGACGCCATCGAGGCACTGGAGTCGATGCCCGACCTCTCGTTCACCGTGAGCATCGGTGGCCGTGGCCCCTTCGCCGACCGAGCAGCGGCCGTCGCCGAGGCCTACGACAACGTCGAATATCTCGGGTTCCTCTCGGAAGAGGAAAAACAGGACCTCCTCAGTCGCGGCACTGTGTTCGTCCTGCCAACCTACGCAGAGGGCCTTCCCATCGCGATGTTAGAGGGCATGGCCGGGGGCAACGCCATCGTAACCACGCCTGTCGGGAGTATCCCCGAAGTCATCACCGAAGACCGAGGTATCCTCGTCACTCCTGGGAATTCTGACGAACTGACTCGGGCACTCGCACGTCTCATCGCCGACCCAGACGGAGCGGTTCGAATGGGACGGGCGAACCGCGCGTTGATCGAAGAGCGGTACTCGTGGGAATCCAACGCGAACAACCTCGTAGAGATGTACGCACAAGCGGACTGAGCTTCTCCCTTCCCTTCCCTTCCCTTATGAACGAAGGGGGACGAACGCAGAAGCACGACTGCTCAGAACAGGGAATGTGACTACTGCCCTCCCCGGAGACTATTTTCGCATATCAATCAATGCCACCCCTGCGAATCCAATAAACATCGTAATCAGTAGGCACAGGACCACGATTAGATACTCACCTAGTTCAGAGTTCACGAGATGAACACCAAACAGGTTACCGAGTAAGACTCCCAGAAATGCAAAAACTGGCGCGCCAAGAATGACATACTTGGGATTGTTCCAAGCCTCGTTGTCGAACCCGAATAGTCTAGCTTTTAGCGATTCCCCCATACCGAAATATGTGCGGTGAGACACATTTAATTGGCGGTCAGTAGGCAGGTCGACCGATCAACTGATTCAGGACAGAGTGTTCGGAACAGCCGATACTTCGAAAGAATGTCGGGTGAGAACGTTTCAGACGGCGGGCTCGATGTTCTGGTTGAGGTGGAACACGTTATCGGGGTCGTATTGGTTCTTGAGCTTGGCGAGACGCCGGTAGGTGTACTCACCGTAGGATTCGCGGACCCGTTGCGTGCCGTCATCCGCATCGAGGAAATTCACGTAGACCCCCTCTCGGTGGGGTTCGAGCGCGTCGAAGAATCGACGGGTCCACGCTGTTTCCGACTCGGCGTACTTCTTCTCCTCGTCGGGACGCCAGACACCGTTGATGTTGATGTTGTGAGTCGAGTTCCGGCCGGTGTAGGCGGTGGCGTCATCATCGACGCGGCTCACCGCTCCGCCGAGATGGAACAGCACCGAGTACGAGCGAGGTGACTCCGCCGAGAACGCGTGGTCGACGAACACGTCGATCAGGCCATCGGACAACTCCGGCAGGTCTGTCGACTTCCAATAGTAGTGCCATCCATGGGGGACGGTGCTGTCGAGCCCGCCTTGGTGTGCCAGATAGGGCTTGGAGGAGACCAGGTCGAAAAGTGGTGTGCCGTACTCACGCAACGGTCGGAGGACGCGTTCACCCTCGTCGACTGGCGCAGCGTAGCAGGTGTTGATGGCCACGGCGGGTCGCCAGTGAAGCTCCTCCGGGACGGCTGGGAGGGGAGGAATAGTCCCGAACCTGATAACGGTGCCAAGCTCGTCGGGAGCATCCCGCGCGAAGTCACGATAGAATCGTAGCACGTCGGCGGTGTCGTCCGCCGCCCAGAACACGGGGCCGGCGAGTACAGCGGGACCGACAGGGTGGAGGGAGAACTCGAAGGAAGTCACGATTCCGAAGTTTCCGCCGCCACCTCGGAGCGCCCAGAACAGGTCCGCATGCTCGTCGTCTGAGGCACGGATGAACTCGCCATCGGCGGTCACTACATCGGCGGAGAGTAAGTTGTCGGCGGTGAGGCCGTGCTTGCGCATCAACCAGCCGATCCCACCGCCGAGTGTGAGTCCAGCGACGCCGGTGTGGCTGACGATGCCGCCCGTGGTTGCCAAGCCGTGAGGCTGGGTCTCGTGGTCGACATCACTCCACAGAGCACCGGCCTGTACCCGGGCGGTCCGCGCACGGGGGTCGACCCATACGGCTCGCATCGCTGAGAGATCAATAACGATGCCGTCGTCACAGACGGCGGTACCGGCAACATTGTGGCCGCCGCCGCGTACCGCGACTTCGAGGTCGTGTTCCCGTGCGAAGTTCACAGCCGCAATCACATCGGCGGTACCTGCACACTTGGTGATAATCGCAGGATGGCGATCGATTGTCCCGTTCCAGACTGCACGGGACTCGTGGTAGCCCTTGTCGTGGGGCTGGATCAGGGTGCCCCGAAGCATTTCCCGGAAGTCGTTAATCGATACCATGTTTTACTGTTTCCTACGACACGAATCGCGTTATCCGTTACCGTAGCACAACGGCTGGTGCATACATCCACTATCTATTGCATTCGGCGTCTGGCAGCGATTGGTGAGGCTTCTACGGGCGTGCTGAATACAGGGCGCAAATTCAGCAGCCGCCATCGGATACGAAGTCACTCCCCGCTGTTGGCTGGCTCATCCACGTGGACAACTCGTGGTTCAGTTCCCGTAAGCCAGAGGAGGTAGTCCTGCTCATCGTCACTCGGATTGACATCACGGTGGACCAATCCGGGCGGAATATGGAAGAAATCTCCTGCGTGAGCGATTTTTCGCTCGCCATCACCGAGTCCCCATTCAACGTACCCCTCGCCGTTGAGCACGTACCCGAAAACGTCGTTGTCGCCGTGGTGATGCCAACTCGATTCGATTCGTCCCGTGGCGTGGCCACGGATCTGCTGAACGGCGGCGTCGGGAAACGGTGTCAGCCGGGTGAGGTTCTCAAGTATACCCGTTGGGATGAGGTCGTCCGTGCCAGCCACCCTGGGTTCTCGGGCGGGAAGTCGTAACGGGGGTTCCTTAACCGAGACCACCGGCATCCCGGAACCGACGAACCCCGCGATGATGACCTGCTCGTCGCCGGTTGGGTTGACGTTTCGATGAACCACCTCGGCAGGAATATGAAAAAAGTCGCCGGTATCCGCGTCGATACTGTCCTTATCACGGGAACCGTATTCGAACCGTGCCCGGCCCTCGATGACGACACCGTACACCTCGTGCTCACCGAATGTGTGCCAGCCGGACGTATCGCCACCGCCGAGGCGGGCACGTACCACCAGTACCCGGTCCGTGTAGAAGGCAATCTCCCAGGTCGTATTCGGTGGCGACACCTCGGATGTGTCGAACTCGGTACTCGCGATCACTTCGACGGCTTGCGAAGGAGCCATACCGAAGTACAGGTGCTGAATGACGACAAAGCTATCCAGTACTCGGCTCCGGATCGCTTGTGATGGATGGACCCTCTGTCTGTGTCACGCCACACCTATCAAACTCTGAGGATTTCAACAGACCTTCTCACGACGATCTATTCGAAAACGATGTACAAGTATACAGAACAGATGGCTCACTCGTAAACGACGCCCAGTCACTGAATCTGTTCGAGGGGGTCGTCATCTTGTGAGTCCGTTTCGTGATTCTCGCCCTCCAACACCTGCTCGTCCGCTGTTGTCTCTCTGGGGTTTGCCAACACGTCCATCGTGCTAACTGCCCGTTGAAGGTGTTCTCCCTCCCTGTTGTCAAGCAACACCGCCCCAACGAGTGAGAGGATGCCGGCCAGGACACGGGTGCCGGAGCCAGCAGCGTGAGGCTGGCCGAGGAGTCGCCGCCCGAGTCGGACGATACCTGCGAGGATCCCCAAGACACCGAGGACGTACATCCCGACGAGCGGGTGTGGTCCACTGGAGAGGTACTTCACGTGGAGGCGCCAGAGGAATCCTTTGAGGAGCAGGAACGAGAGTCCCGGAACGAAACTCGAGTATCGGATTCCGCTCTCTTCGTCGCCGTACCGTGCGTACATCGGAACTGTGGCGACTCGCGTTTCGGCAACGTTCAGATGCACGAGCAGGTCGTTCAGGAACCCGTACCTGTCGTACAGTCGGTCGAAA carries:
- a CDS encoding metal-dependent hydrolase → MWPWEHVAVGYILVSLWARVTNRRLDGRIVLAVVLGTQFPDLIDKPLAWSLDVLPSGISVAHSIFVSVPLSVLVVLVARRFKMTAVGVAFALGYLSHIPADLFYSGFFFGNYGALQSFLWPISYGPPSSAAGLFSQTWYYLSRFLVYLRRPEAWAYILFEVALLGSAFGLWLSDGKPGVELVKRSVNGIRRSVTR
- a CDS encoding DUF354 domain-containing protein; this translates as MRYLFFTNTPAHVHLYKYAVRELQRQGHDVLILGRDYGCTKDLLEYYDLPHEIYGSCGTTKYSLFKSLPFHYVNIFREVRRFKPDLIFGMGGYAAHAGAVSRTPVVLVIDSEPTSLDHLVSRPFAKAILTPHTFGKEISENHYQFRGFKETAYLHPDVYEPSVDIRDELGLDPDEKFVVVRFNAFGSHHDVGHQGFTPERRRELIEMLSAHATVFVLDESKERNDGDVDTRPFDFHPALVHDVLAEADLLVADTQTMVTEAALLGTPAIRSNSFVGENDMGNFIELEAHGLISNLKSFDEVMERAESLLTDDGAKQRWRARRDEFLADKVNLTEVIVQVALSYGAVERIGSLSRHSVPA
- a CDS encoding glycosyltransferase family 4 protein, coding for MNHNTKLLIVGPRGTGGIDQYITEQRRYLEDRMDVRLYTRYTAPKGEGLERAARMILSSVLAILLFPFQRRPDIVHVHSSHTYSFYRSAFFVLFSAYVWRVPVILHIHGSSFDEFLDTDSVLVRRLQSLVFETVDDVVVLSEYWRGLVSRRASSDKVHVMANAVEPAEYTPTFQADPVHIVFVSNLIERKGIGELLDAIEALESMPDLSFTVSIGGRGPFADRAAAVAEAYDNVEYLGFLSEEEKQDLLSRGTVFVLPTYAEGLPIAMLEGMAGGNAIVTTPVGSIPEVITEDRGILVTPGNSDELTRALARLIADPDGAVRMGRANRALIEERYSWESNANNLVEMYAQAD
- a CDS encoding FAD-binding oxidoreductase, yielding MLRGTLIQPHDKGYHESRAVWNGTIDRHPAIITKCAGTADVIAAVNFAREHDLEVAVRGGGHNVAGTAVCDDGIVIDLSAMRAVWVDPRARTARVQAGALWSDVDHETQPHGLATTGGIVSHTGVAGLTLGGGIGWLMRKHGLTADNLLSADVVTADGEFIRASDDEHADLFWALRGGGGNFGIVTSFEFSLHPVGPAVLAGPVFWAADDTADVLRFYRDFARDAPDELGTVIRFGTIPPLPAVPEELHWRPAVAINTCYAAPVDEGERVLRPLREYGTPLFDLVSSKPYLAHQGGLDSTVPHGWHYYWKSTDLPELSDGLIDVFVDHAFSAESPRSYSVLFHLGGAVSRVDDDATAYTGRNSTHNININGVWRPDEEKKYAESETAWTRRFFDALEPHREGVYVNFLDADDGTQRVRESYGEYTYRRLAKLKNQYDPDNVFHLNQNIEPAV
- a CDS encoding cupin domain-containing protein — translated: MAPSQAVEVIASTEFDTSEVSPPNTTWEIAFYTDRVLVVRARLGGGDTSGWHTFGEHEVYGVVIEGRARFEYGSRDKDSIDADTGDFFHIPAEVVHRNVNPTGDEQVIIAGFVGSGMPVVSVKEPPLRLPAREPRVAGTDDLIPTGILENLTRLTPFPDAAVQQIRGHATGRIESSWHHHGDNDVFGYVLNGEGYVEWGLGDGERKIAHAGDFFHIPPGLVHRDVNPSDDEQDYLLWLTGTEPRVVHVDEPANSGE